TCCCACACGTCCAGGTAGACGGTGTCCGTCCGGGCGGCGCCGGGCATGGTGAGCGCCGGGAGCACGGGCACCCCCCACGCGGCGGCCAGGGCGGTGTTCTGGTAGAGCGGCTGCGCGCTGTACGCCAGCAGGCGCTCGTTCAGGGCGCTCCACCCGCCCACCACGCAGGTGCCCGCCCCGATGGCGACGTCGTTCCCCGACCCTGTCGAGGCGGTGAGCCCCGTGCCGGCGGCGTTCACCGCGGCCGCCACCTCGGCGGCCGTGGCGGCGGCGATGTTCGCGAAGGCGCCGGCCTGGAAGGTCACGGTGACGGGCGCGCCGCCGTTCACGCGCAGCACGAGCGTCTGCCCGGCCGCCAGGGCGAAGGCCTGCGACGTGGACCCCGTGAGCCGCGCCGAGCCCGTGCCCGTGCGCCGCGCCTCGCTGTTCCCCCCGCCGAAGCCCAGGACCGAGGCGGCCGTGGAGGCGGGGTCCACCACCACCGACGAGCCGCCGGCCGCGGACGGGGCGGTGAGCACCAGCGTGTTGATCCCCCCGCTGCTCCCCAGCGGGGCGATGCGGAAGCCGTCGTCCGCCACGGCGGCGGCGTCGCCCACGAACGAGCGGAGGACGTGCCGCACCTCGTGGCGGCGGATGTCGTCCATCTCGTTCCAGTCGGCGTCCACCAGGGGCACGCCCTGCTGCAGGCGGACGCTGGCGTAGTGCTTCCGCGGGTCGAAGGTGTTGCGAGAGAAGTTGCCCATGTCGCCCGTCAACCGGTGTGGGGTGCCCGGCGCGCCCGGGAGGCGGCCGTCAGAAGTAGAGCCGCACCACGCGGATCAGCGTCGCCGCCTCGTCCTTGTGGATCACGGGGTGCCGGATGCTGTTGATCATGTAGTCCACGTCCCCCAGCCGCCCGAACAGGCCGAACTCGCGCAGGGGATAGGTGCGCAGGCCGGAGAGCGGGGCCGGGTAGCCGGGCCCCAGCGTCGCCGTCACCTGCAGCCGGGGCGACGGGGCGGACTGCACCTCGTCGGCCGCGTCCAGGTACGCCACCTCCAGCTCGGAGAACGGGAGCGGGGTGGCGTAGCGCTGCACCAGGTCGGTGGTGGCGTCGGGGTTGGAGGGCGGGATCCCCGCCGTGTCCCAGGTGTCGCTCCCCCGGCCCACGGCCAGGTACTGGATGCCGCCCGTGGGCTCGTTGCGGATGAACCCGGTGAGCAGCACCCGGCAGCGGGTGACGATGGTGTTCTTCACCCAGCCGCCGTCGTGCTCCACGCGCCCGCCGGGGCCCAGGACCACGTCGCGGTAGATGCCGCGGATGTTCAGGGTGGTGGTCGTCATTCGTCTTCATCCTCCCGGCCGCACGGCGACGTGCCAGGTGCGGTGCGGTGTGGTTACGGGCGCGGCGGCGAAGTTCACCGTGCGGTGCCCCGGGGTGGCCGGGCTCCAGCTGCGGATCCAGCTCCACCCCGGCACCGCGTCCAGGTAGCCGTCGCCGAGCGCCGCTGGGTAGCGCTCGGGGAGCGGGTTGTCGAAGGTGTTCTCGCCGATCCGGCGCTGCTCCGGGTCGCGCGGGAAGTCGTAGGTGTAGACCTTCTCGGCGTACGGGGCCTGCTCGATGACCAGGACGGCCCGCACCTGCGCGGGAAGGAACTGCCGGAGGGCCTGCTCGACGACGCCCCGCCCCCGCTGCAGCGCGGTGGGGTCGTCGCTCGTGGGCGTGAGGTACACGCCCACCGTGTCGCGGGCGTACCAGTTCCGGTCGTCGCGCCGCCCCCCGACCCCCGCGTCGTAGGTGTAGGCGGCGAAGTCCTCGAAGCTCCCCCGCAGGGCGAACTTGGGCCCGTTGCGGGTGTCGGCGCTGGTGGCGCCGGCGTAGCGGTGGTCCAGGGTGCGCGTGGCCCCGTAGACGGTGCTGGCGTACCCCACGCCGCGGTTGGAGCGGTGCAGGACGAGCGTCCCCCCGTCGTCCAGGGGGACGGGGAGCGGCGCCCGCTCGGTGTACGGGTTCCCCGTCACCTCCTCGGCCGCGCCCCACGTCCAGGCCGCGGGGTCGAGCATGGCGCGCCAGACCGACCAGCTGCGGTCGCGGGTGCTGCTCCAGAAGAGCTCCAGGCGGGCGCCGTCCCAGCGGGCCGCCGGCTCGCGGTCGTCGGCGTCCGGGTCCGGCCGGGGGAGGGTGCGCACGGGGCCCCAGTCCGACACGGACGGGTCCAGCCCCGCCTTCACCCGGTACGCCACCTCCCAGCGCGTCTGCCCCGGCGCGGGGCCGGCGGCGCGCCGCGCCCACAGGAGCCACACCTGCCCCGCCGGGTGGGCCAGGACGAACGGGTCCGCCTCCACGCCCGCGCCGTCGGGGAGGTAGCGCGGGGCCGACCACGCGCCCCCCGCCCGGCGGGAGAAGCGCATCCGCCAGCGCCCGTCGGCGCGCTCCATCCAGAAGAGCCAGAGCCCGCCCTGGGCGTCGGCCGCGGCCGCGGGCCAGCGGCGGGGCGCGGCGCCGCTCCACGGGAGCGCGCCCGGCGTCCACTCCCCGCTCCCGGTGCGGGTGCGGGCCTCGACCGCCCACGCGTCGGCGGCCGGGTCGTACGTGTCCCAGAACGCCCACAGCGTGGTCCCCACCAGGGCGGCCGCGGGGTGCCGGGCCCCGCGGTCGCCGTCGGAGAGAGGGCGGCTGGGGGTCCAGGCGCCGCCGGGGGGCCGCGTCTTGGTCCACACCGCCCAGCGCCCCTTGCGCAGGGTGTGGAAGAAGAGCCAGAGGGTGCCGTCGTTCGCCCGCGCCGCGGCCGGGCGCCCCTCGTACGCCTCGTGCAGCGCGAAGGGCTCGGGCGGGCCCGCCCACGTCCCGTCCGCCCTGCGCTCGCGGGCCCACAGGTTCAGCCGCTCCGGGTGGTTGGTGAGCACCACGTTGTGGGCGAACTCCTTCACCCGGCTCTCCCACCCCAGCACCCGCTTGACCGTGGCCTCCAGGGTGGGGATGATCCCCACCGTGTGGTAGACGAACGGCGCCTGGCGCAGCTCGCTCCTCTGCTCGGCCACCTCCAGCCGGTGGTCGGTGGGCCAGCCGATCCACTCCGCCAGCAGGGGGAGGAGCCGGCCGTCCACGCGGTCGGGGTCGGCCGAGTCCAGCAGGGCCCGCGCGAGCCCCTGCAGCAGGTCCAGCTGGCTCCCCGTGACGTCGAGCAGGCGGCGGAGCGGCCCCTTGCCCCGGTCCTCCGGCTCCAGCCCCGCGGGGTTGCGCAGGGCCGCGGCCTGGTCGTAGCGGCGGTAGACGGCGGGGAGCAGGTCCTCCATCCGCCCCGCGTGCCCCGCGGGGTCGACGGCCAGCGAGGCCGCGCGGTTCTCCGGCTCCGGCGGCCCGCCGGAGGGGACGGCGTCGTACGGGAAGAGGGCGTAGTAGTAGACGCGCCCGCCCGGCAGCCCCGTGTCGGCCAGCCGGTACGCCCGCTCCCCGCCCGGCAGGGGCTCCCAGGACGGCTCGTCGCGCGGCCCGCTCACCACCACGCCGTCGCCGGGCGCCGTGGGGTGCGTGCCCTCGCGGCGCACCACGCGCACGCGGGGGAACCCGGCCGGGTCCGGGTGCACCCAGGCCAGGTCGATGCGGTTCCCCTCCGGGTGGGGCTCCGCGGCCAGCGCGCGCAGGCGGATCACCCGGCGAGCTCCTCGGGGAGCACCACGCGGATCCCCGCCGCGTACGCCGGGTCGTCGCCGGGCGCCGTGGGGATCTCGTTGGGCCCCATCACCAGCTTGCCGGTGGCCTCGAAGGCCGCGGCCCCGTCGCCGCGGCGGAACTCGGTGATGTTCACGTAGGCCACGCCGTCGATGTTCTCGATCGCCTCGTAGAACTTGCTCAGGTAGACGGTCTGCCCGAAGTCCACGTTCTCGAAGGCCAGGAGCGCCGCGCCCGCCCGCTCCACCTGCTCCTTCACCCGCCCCGCCGAGTAGTAACCCTTGACCCCCACCTCGGCCGTGACGTACACGGCCACGTAGTCCACGTCCTCCACCTCGATGGTGGTGGTGATCGGGCGCTTGTCCTCGAAGTACGCCAGCAGGCTCGCCTGCAGCACGTCGCTCACGTGGCCGCCGCCCTGGGGGGCCACGTACAGCGTCACCGTGTTCCAGTTGGTGGCCTCGGAGCGCACCTTCCCCACGCCGCCCAGCTGCAGGGCCAGGGCGCGGTAGTCGGCGGCCGTGACGGCGCGGCGGAGCGACCGGAAGACCGAGGGGGCGTGCCTCACGGCGTGCTCGATGCTCTCGCGCTCGGCGCCGCCCGTGGCGGGCGCCGGGTTGGTGACGTCGGCGGCCAGGAGCGAGAGCTGGGGCGCGTCCACCACCGTGCCGATGCTCCCGGCGGGGACGTTGCCGTGCGCGCCGCCGCCCACCCGGTAGGTGGCCGTGACGGAGGCGCCCGCCTCGGGGATCTTCCCCAGCGCCCCGTCGCCGAACTGCACCACGGCGCGGTCGTCCTCGTCCACCTCCACGGCCACGTCCGGCTGGTCGGCGCGGCTGAAGGCCAGGCTCTCGCGCACGGTCCACTCCGTGATCACCCCGCCGAGCTCGGTGAGCACCACCAGGTCGCGGTGGATCGCCTGGCCCGGCCCCAGCGAGCGCAGGATGAGCCGCGGGCTGGCGAGCGGGAAGCGCTGGTCGGGCGTGCCGTCGGAGGTGCCCAGGAACTCGCGCTCCACCAGCCGCCCCTCCTCCACCGGCACGCCGCGGTAGAGCTTCTTCCCCGTGGCGTCGTCGACCGCGAGCGCCCTGCAGTCGATGAGCAGGGGCTGCTCGGGGGTGTACTCGAAGCGCACGCTGGGGCGCTCGCGCGTGCTCTTCGTCGCGAAGGCGTCGCCGCGGCGCAGCACCACCGTCTCCTCGCAGGTGGCGGGGAAGGCGATGTCGAGCGACGCGGAGGCGGGCGCGGCGGTGGCCAGCCGGTAGCCGATCAGCCGCAGGTGCTGGATGACGCTCCGGCGCGTGCGGGCCGTGCCCAGGAACGCCTCGCCGGCGACGCGGTCCTGGTAGTAGCTCAGGATGTCGCCCATGTGGGCGAACAGCTGCAGGAGCACGTTGCCGAAGTCGGCCTCGGACTCGTACTCCGTCCATTCCGGGAGCTTGCGCGGGATCATCTCCCGCATGGAGCGCAGGAGGCTGTCGTAGTCCCGCGCCAGGTAGTCGAGCGCCCCCTGCCCCCCGGTGCGCGTGGTCTCGGCCATGCTCGTCCGCTCGCGTGTGATTGCCCCTTCCCGCCCCCGCCGCCCGCCCCCCGCGCTCCGCCTTCCCGGCGACCGGCTCCTCCGCGAACCGGCCGCCGCCCGCCGCTGCCTCCGTCTACCGTCTACCGTCTACCGGAACTGGATGCGCACGGCCTGGCGGGCGAGGTCCGACTTACGGGTGTAGGCCACCTGCACGGCCACGCCCGCGTCCACCGCCTCCACCTGCACCGCGTCCACCACGATGTCGTCCGCCAGCCAGCGGGCCAGCGCCTGCCCCACGGTGAACTCCGTGGCCGCGGCCAGCACCGCGTCGGCGGGGTCGAACACCAGGCGGAAGAGCCCGCACCCGAACTCCGGCTTGTGCACCCGCTCGCCCGGCGCCGTGAAGAGCACCTGGACGATCTTGGCCCGGATCGCCTCGTCGCCGCCCTCGGCGCTCACCCGCCCCCCGAGGTCGGGGACGAAGGGGAACGGGAACGACCGCCG
The DNA window shown above is from Longimicrobium sp. and carries:
- a CDS encoding phage tail protein gives rise to the protein MIRLRALAAEPHPEGNRIDLAWVHPDPAGFPRVRVVRREGTHPTAPGDGVVVSGPRDEPSWEPLPGGERAYRLADTGLPGGRVYYYALFPYDAVPSGGPPEPENRAASLAVDPAGHAGRMEDLLPAVYRRYDQAAALRNPAGLEPEDRGKGPLRRLLDVTGSQLDLLQGLARALLDSADPDRVDGRLLPLLAEWIGWPTDHRLEVAEQRSELRQAPFVYHTVGIIPTLEATVKRVLGWESRVKEFAHNVVLTNHPERLNLWARERRADGTWAGPPEPFALHEAYEGRPAAARANDGTLWLFFHTLRKGRWAVWTKTRPPGGAWTPSRPLSDGDRGARHPAAALVGTTLWAFWDTYDPAADAWAVEARTRTGSGEWTPGALPWSGAAPRRWPAAAADAQGGLWLFWMERADGRWRMRFSRRAGGAWSAPRYLPDGAGVEADPFVLAHPAGQVWLLWARRAAGPAPGQTRWEVAYRVKAGLDPSVSDWGPVRTLPRPDPDADDREPAARWDGARLELFWSSTRDRSWSVWRAMLDPAAWTWGAAEEVTGNPYTERAPLPVPLDDGGTLVLHRSNRGVGYASTVYGATRTLDHRYAGATSADTRNGPKFALRGSFEDFAAYTYDAGVGGRRDDRNWYARDTVGVYLTPTSDDPTALQRGRGVVEQALRQFLPAQVRAVLVIEQAPYAEKVYTYDFPRDPEQRRIGENTFDNPLPERYPAALGDGYLDAVPGWSWIRSWSPATPGHRTVNFAAAPVTTPHRTWHVAVRPGG
- a CDS encoding baseplate J/gp47 family protein; this translates as MAETTRTGGQGALDYLARDYDSLLRSMREMIPRKLPEWTEYESEADFGNVLLQLFAHMGDILSYYQDRVAGEAFLGTARTRRSVIQHLRLIGYRLATAAPASASLDIAFPATCEETVVLRRGDAFATKSTRERPSVRFEYTPEQPLLIDCRALAVDDATGKKLYRGVPVEEGRLVEREFLGTSDGTPDQRFPLASPRLILRSLGPGQAIHRDLVVLTELGGVITEWTVRESLAFSRADQPDVAVEVDEDDRAVVQFGDGALGKIPEAGASVTATYRVGGGAHGNVPAGSIGTVVDAPQLSLLAADVTNPAPATGGAERESIEHAVRHAPSVFRSLRRAVTAADYRALALQLGGVGKVRSEATNWNTVTLYVAPQGGGHVSDVLQASLLAYFEDKRPITTTIEVEDVDYVAVYVTAEVGVKGYYSAGRVKEQVERAGAALLAFENVDFGQTVYLSKFYEAIENIDGVAYVNITEFRRGDGAAAFEATGKLVMGPNEIPTAPGDDPAYAAGIRVVLPEELAG
- a CDS encoding GPW/gp25 family protein, which encodes MATAVTAGPAARRSFPFPFVPDLGGRVSAEGGDEAIRAKIVQVLFTAPGERVHKPEFGCGLFRLVFDPADAVLAAATEFTVGQALARWLADDIVVDAVQVEAVDAGVAVQVAYTRKSDLARQAVRIQFR